A genomic segment from Astyanax mexicanus isolate ESR-SI-001 unplaced genomic scaffold, AstMex3_surface scaffold_31, whole genome shotgun sequence encodes:
- the LOC111190472 gene encoding uncharacterized protein LOC111190472, with the protein MENDSEGSSRKCNQVYDVINRCLSTDEAVRILTNVDVSKVSSLQPAHPQSGELYLYKYQKGQGNRGQDWTPENALWINLGTRNVPHPRGYLTVRYFVARGEGQEIRRRIYEMSEDVGPYMLVHYLGENSRLRRPRRHIQFGQQMFAQTTPQEELKKVEEELDISDVSEVQKITENTPVNSKPLAETLMSASMEQNPNTGEESGNFLNPKDIMATQMMCRELKDFVVHMSVYPDVIIVAALPEMTEQFQVMLKNSDPCVTHILYYNSTFNLENFYVTPLLFCHNDFEESPTFPLAFHIHQCQKERAHTIFLEELLCLLPDLNSNRFVICTDCEAVVENSVKNVLPNASAFNSFRQVLYHLRYKVMFCEEDDIEDNVQGYMNNLRSLICSETEEQWRVKLGYFSVTWSTAFLEYFQMHLEALTKRSARFTLKALGLPEDEKITSTFQELSMMLIQMRHRKLRLETTVFTTFQISMYFLNEVLRSSCNMGPYKPTPASSRSATDMDDVDFPEFVMTPKEIVHFFKNSLADDSDTMPEQEASGGYDLASMRPMAELIIEKNKISLEPSIKSFFVTGWRGQKYVVKVYPEERCSCFLAHHCCHILAARTAIGLEKEKKEKPSFRLWKMCRTAETTPSGEKGTSVVPLKEVKFTQCFPDACGGDAHNKNYLILEDSSSSSESEEANEDSE; encoded by the exons atggaaaatgaCAGCGAAGGCAGCTCCAGAAAGTGCAATCAGGTGTATGACGTCATAAACCGCTGCCTGTCGACTGATGAGGCGGTACGAATTCTAACAAATGTGGATGTAAGTAAAGTGAGCTCACTGCAACCAGCGCATCCCCAGTCTGGAGAGCTTTACTTGTACAAATATCAAAAAGGTCAGGGAAATAGAGGTCAAGACTGGACACCGGAGAATGCCCTGTGGATCAACTTGGGTACAAGGAATGTTCCTCACCCTAGAGGTTACCTGACAGTGAGATACTTTGTTGCTCGAGGAGAAGGTCAAGAGATTAGAAGGCGGATATATGAGATGTCTGAAGATGTTGGACCGTACATGTTGGTACATTACTTAGGTGAGAATTCACGATTACGGAGACCTCGTAGACACATCCAGTTTGGCCAACAGATGTTTGCACAAACCACGCCTCAAGAGGAACTCAAGAAAGTCGAAGAGGAGCTGGATATTTCTGATGTTTCTGAAGTGCAGAAGATCACAGAAAACACTCCTGTCAACAGCAAACCACTTGCAGAAACCTTGATGTCAGCGAGCATGGAGCAAAATCCAAACACTGGCGAAGAGTCAGGCAACTTTCTCAACCCCAAAGACATAATGGCGACTCAAATGATGTGCAGGGAGCTGAAGGACTTCGTTGTTCATATGAGTGTTTACCCAGATGTGATTATCGTCGCTGCATTGCCCGAGATGACCGAGCAGTTCCAAGTGATGCTGAAGAATTCAGATCCATGCGTAACGCATATCCTCTACTACAACAGCACATTTAACCTGGAGAACTTCTACGTGACGCCTCTTCTTTTTTGCCACAATGATTTTGAGGAGAGCCCAACTTTTCCGTTAGCTTTCCACATTCACCAGTGCCAGAAAGAGAGAGCTCACACCATATTTCTAGAGGAACTTCTATGTCTTCTGCCAGATCTGAACTCCAATCGATTTGTGATTTGCACTGATTGCGAGGCTGTCGTTGAGAACTCTGTCAAAAATGTCTTACCCAACGCTTCTGCATTCAACAGCTTCCGTCAAGTTCTGTACCATCTGAGATACAAAGTGATGTTTTGTGAAGAGGATGACATTGAGGACAATGTGCAAGGGTACATGAACAATTTGAGGAGTCTTATTTGTTCGGAAACTGAAGAACAATGGAGGGTTAAACTTGGTTACTTTTCTGTTACCTGGAGCACTGCCTTCCTTGAGTACTTCCAGATGCACCTGGAGGCCCTGACAAAAAGGTCTGCCAGGTTTACCCTCAAAGCACTTGGCCTACCAGAAGATGAAAAGATCACTAGTACTTTTCAAGAACTCAGTATGATGCTGATACAGATGAGGCATAGGAAACTCAGACTGGAAACGACTGTATTCACGACATTCCAGATCTCGATGTACTTCCTAAACGAAGTCTTGAGAAGCAGTTGCAACATGGGGCCCTACAAACCCACTCCCGCAAGCTCCAGAAGTGCTACCGACATGGATGATGTTGACTTCCCAGAGTTTGTTATGACCCCGAAAGAGATTGTCCACTTCTTTAAGAACAGTTTGGCTGATGACAGTGACACCATGCCAGAGCAGGAGGCATCAGGAGGGTACGACCTGGCATCAATGCGACCAATGGCAGAACTGATCATTGAGAAGAACAAAATAAGTCTTGAGCCCAGCATAAAGTCGTTCTTTGTAACGGGGTGGAGGGGCCAGAAATACGTTGTTAAAGTCTACCCAGAAGAACGATGCTCTTGCTTCTTGGCTCACCACTGCTGCCACATACTGGCGGCACGTACGGCTATCGGATTAGAGAAGGAAAAGAAGGAAAAACCTTCCTTCAGATTATGGAAAATGTGTCGGACGGCTGAAACAACACCATCGGGGGAAAAGGGAACCAGTGTTGTACCTCTGAAGGAGGTCAAGTTCACACAGTGTTTCCCAGACGCTTGTGGTGGCGACGCTCACAATAAG AATTACCTGATCCTAGAGGACTCCAGTTCTAGCAGTGAATCTGAGGAAGCTAACGAAGACTCTGAATAA